Proteins from a single region of Carassius carassius chromosome 37, fCarCar2.1, whole genome shotgun sequence:
- the LOC132118628 gene encoding TSC22 domain family protein 4-like — protein MSGGKKRSGFQITSVTSDYNQVSGEHHPPELLSPGTQRATPPSNRNPAHGRSPRSQTASPTQILSNGLSLRHNPALQMQQSSSQPTTPVTARKHSLLDGASRFRVVRLDQGPGEPYKRGRWTCVDVMEREVEERGLRRVIDSMRHAHSLESLETVGLGGAEGAVGGARLKSLSVQADHMVHSQGTTHPLTKCRTDSAHNGQPSPTHDTQPIRSPITPRMRNIPAPLRLDMDAGGKLRTTRSQPASPGSRPGRDSPFYPALTPIQTPSAFALAQSMFGMSQAFEFVGDDG, from the exons ATGAGTGGCGGAAAGAAACGAAGCGGTTTTCAAATCACCAGCGTCACGTCGGACTACAATCAGGTTTCTGGAGAACACCATCCGCCGGAGCTCCTCAGCCCTGGAACTCAAAGAGCCACGCCCCCTTCTAACAGAAACCCCGCCCATGGGAGGAGCCCCAGAAGCCAGACTGCATCGCCCACTCAAATCTTATCCAATGGGCTGTCTCTGCGCCATAACCCCGCCCTCCAGATGCAGCAGAGCTCTAGTCAGCCGACTACACCCGTCACGGCTAGGAAGCACAGTTTGTTAGATGGGGCGTCACGTTTCCGCGTTGTGCGTTTGGATCAAGGACCGGGCGAACCATATAAACGCGGCCGCTGGACATGTGTGGATGTGATGGAGAGGGAAGTTGAGGAGCGTGGGCTCCGCCGTGTGATTGACAGCATGAGACACGCCCACTCGCTGGAGTCCTTAGAGACAGTCGGGCTTGGCGGAGCTGAAGGAGCAGTGGGCGGAGCCAGACTCAAATCATTGAGCGTGCAGGCAGATCACATGGTACATTCACAGGGCACCACCCACCCGCTGACCAAATGCCGGACAGACTCCGCTCACAACGGCCAGCCCTCGCCCACACACGACACGCAGCCAATCAGGTCGCCGATCACGCCGCGGATGCGCAACATACCCGCCCCACTGCGCCTCGACATGGATGCTGGCGGCAAG CTGCGGACCACACGCTCACAGCCGGCATCGCCCGGATCTCGCCCAGGTCGAGACAGTCCCTTCTATCCGGCGCTGACGCCCATCCAGACGCCCTCCGCTTTCGCGCTGGCGCAGTCCATGTTCGGCATGAGCCAAGCCTTTGAGTTTGTGGGAGACGACGGGTGA